In a genomic window of Aggregatimonas sangjinii:
- a CDS encoding mechanosensitive ion channel family protein, with product MGELQEFLSEMDSVFYWGICLILVFPIIMLILSEVTYVAGKKDAHLKKPLKTFKNFILPLVALVILLTQILNFERGSLYIKIIETIVWVLVINSGLSLFTHIFLKQGKRSLFKSGVPQLFMDIFRVFMVLCGGAIILSTVWNQNLTGLVTALGLGSFVIGLALQDTLGNLFSGIALVYEKPFSVGDFIKVDDQTGKVTEMNWRAVHMQTRQKELLVMPHMMIAQASILNYSKPARIVRLQREMGFSYSDAPNRVKEALMETCLNTPGILHDPLPEVKTVNYADSAIVYELEFAINDFNFREEISDELMSRLWYTARRYNFTIPFPQRTIHYAETAPTPHQENEQHLEKSLESLPNYLPIKYEKAKDLQEGSQMLYYGKNETIFSQGDSSGRIFVLTKGRVELYAKGSDGKDVLINSLEEGDFFGEVALLSKRKSSMTAKAATDIEVMVVLQNEVMDMVSENPALAFKMGEVMENRKKMLKKSLEKK from the coding sequence ATGGGAGAACTACAGGAATTTCTTAGCGAAATGGATAGTGTCTTTTATTGGGGCATATGCCTTATTTTGGTATTTCCCATAATCATGCTGATTCTGAGTGAGGTCACCTATGTTGCCGGAAAGAAAGATGCCCATCTCAAAAAGCCGCTAAAAACCTTCAAAAATTTCATTCTGCCCCTAGTGGCCTTGGTTATTCTATTGACGCAAATCCTGAATTTCGAGCGGGGTTCACTTTACATAAAAATCATCGAGACCATTGTTTGGGTCTTGGTCATCAATTCCGGGCTTAGTCTATTTACACATATTTTTTTAAAACAGGGCAAACGAAGTTTATTCAAATCGGGAGTACCACAGTTGTTCATGGATATTTTTAGGGTATTCATGGTGCTTTGCGGCGGTGCCATCATTCTATCGACGGTCTGGAACCAGAACCTGACTGGATTGGTTACAGCATTGGGACTTGGTTCTTTCGTCATAGGTCTTGCGTTACAAGATACTTTGGGCAATCTATTTTCAGGTATCGCCCTAGTTTACGAAAAACCTTTCAGCGTCGGTGATTTCATTAAAGTAGACGACCAAACCGGCAAGGTTACCGAAATGAACTGGCGTGCCGTTCATATGCAGACCCGCCAAAAAGAGCTATTGGTCATGCCCCATATGATGATCGCGCAGGCTTCGATATTGAATTATAGCAAACCTGCAAGAATTGTAAGGCTACAACGCGAGATGGGTTTTTCGTATAGCGATGCTCCCAACCGCGTAAAGGAGGCCCTTATGGAGACCTGCTTGAATACGCCAGGGATACTGCATGATCCGCTACCAGAGGTAAAGACGGTAAATTATGCCGACTCCGCCATTGTGTATGAGCTCGAGTTCGCGATAAATGATTTCAATTTTAGGGAAGAGATATCCGATGAGCTTATGTCGCGGCTTTGGTATACCGCCCGAAGGTACAATTTTACCATACCTTTTCCGCAGCGTACGATACACTACGCTGAAACGGCACCCACTCCGCACCAAGAAAATGAACAGCATTTGGAAAAAAGCCTCGAGTCACTGCCCAACTATTTACCCATCAAGTACGAAAAAGCCAAAGACCTACAGGAAGGAAGCCAGATGTTGTATTACGGCAAGAACGAGACGATTTTTTCCCAAGGTGATTCCTCTGGTCGCATCTTTGTCCTGACCAAAGGTAGGGTTGAATTATACGCCAAGGGTAGTGATGGTAAGGACGTTCTTATCAACTCTTTGGAAGAAGGCGATTTCTTTGGAGAAGTTGCCTTGTTGTCTAAAAGAAAAAGTTCGATGACCGCCAAGGCCGCGACCGACATCGAGGTTATGGTAGTACTTCAGAACGAAGTTATGGATATGGTTAGCGAAAATCCAGCACTAGCTTTTAAAATGGGTGAGGTTATGGAAAACCGAAAGAAAATGCTCAAGAAGAGTTTAGAAAAGAAATAA
- a CDS encoding glyoxalase superfamily protein, with the protein MTTKGYLHQIHPVLPVKDVVAALDFYVNRLGFKIGFADDSKQPTYAGVLRDGIEIHLQWHDATEWEVAVDRPMLRIVAQNIDALYEEYSKKEVFHTHTLLRETAWGTREFAFYDPFQNGLTFYRDV; encoded by the coding sequence ATGACAACAAAAGGATATCTGCATCAAATTCATCCGGTACTGCCAGTAAAAGACGTTGTGGCCGCATTGGATTTTTACGTAAACCGTCTCGGATTTAAAATCGGTTTTGCCGACGATTCAAAACAGCCAACTTACGCAGGAGTTTTAAGGGATGGCATTGAAATACATCTGCAATGGCATGATGCCACTGAGTGGGAGGTAGCTGTAGATCGCCCAATGCTGCGTATCGTAGCTCAGAATATCGATGCCTTGTATGAAGAATATTCCAAAAAAGAGGTTTTTCACACTCATACCTTGCTCAGGGAAACGGCATGGGGAACACGGGAATTCGCCTTCTACGACCCTTTTCAAAATGGACTTACTTTTTATAGGGACGTTTGA